The Streptomyces sp. NBC_00659 genomic interval CAGGAGGACGTGCAGCGGTGCGTCGGTGTTGTGGGGGACCTGGAAGGCGAAGGTGCCGCCGGGCGCGAGCGCGTCGAGCCAGCCGGGGAGCGACTCCAGGTGTCCCGGCACCCACTGGAGCGCGGCGTTCGAGGTGATCAGGTCGTACGTCCCGGTCGGCGTCCAGGCGGTGAGGTCGGCATGGGCGAAGTCGAGCCGCCCGCCGCCGGCCGTGGGGCCCGCGTACTCCTCGGACCGGGCCAGCATGTCTGCGGAGTTGTCGTAGCCGGTGATGCGGGCGGTGGGCCAGCGGGCGGCAAGCTGGACGGTGACGTTGCCGGGGCCGCAGCCGAGGTCGGCGATGCGGGCGGGATCGCCCGGAAGCTCGGGGACCTGGGCGAGCAGATCGGCGAAGGGGCGGGCCCGGTGCCGGGAGTGGCGCAGGTACTGGCCCGGGTCCCAGGTGGGGGTGGCAGCCATGGGTGGCCTCCTCGAAGTCGCCGCGGAGGTCGCGGACCGCTGAAGGGGCGGCGGTGACCGGACCGTTCGGATCTCCAGCCTCACAGGAAAACTATCTCGACGTCAAGAGACTTGCGATCGAGAAACTCCACATCAAGAGACTTCATGTCGACACAACCACTACACTGATCGTCATGGAGGACGAGGTCGATCGGCTGGTCGCTGCGTGGCGCCGTGAGCGCCCTGACCTCGACGTGGAACCGCTCGAGGTGCTCAGCCGCGTGAGCAGGCTGGCCCGGCACCTGGACCGTGCGCGCCGGCTCGCTTTCGCCGAGCACAGCCTGGAGCCCTGGGAGTTCGACGTCCTGACGGCGCTGCGGCGCGCGGGTTCCCCGTATCAGCTCTCTCCCGGCCAGTTGCTGACGCAGACGCTCGTCACCTCCGGCACGATGACGAACCGCATCGACCGTCTGACCAAGAAGGGTCTGGTCGAACGCCTCCCGGACCCGAGCGACCGCAGGGGCGTGCTCGTCCGCCTCACGGACGAGGGATGCGACCGCGCCGACCAGGCGCTGGCCGGTCTGCTCGACCAGGAGCGGGCGATCCTCGCCGAGCTGAGCCGGGCACAGCGCGGTGAACTGGCCGGGCTGCTACGCCAGTTGACCGCCCCGTTCGACAACATCCCCGGTTAGGTCGACGGGTCCGACACCCGCGCGCCGGGCCAGTGCCACGGCGGCGAGGGTGGAGTGCACCCCGAGCTTCCCGAGAACGTTCTGCATATGGGTGCGGACGGTGTGCGGCGACAGGAACAGCCGCTCCGCCACCGCCTTGCGCCCGAGCCCGGCGACCATGCACCGCAGCACCTCGCGCTCACGGGGCGTCAGCGACTCGACGAGCCGCTCGCTCTCGGTGCGGTGCTTGCGCGCGGCGGTCAGCTCCCGCAGCACCCCGGTGAGCAGGGCGGGCGGCAGATGGGTCTCGTCGCGCAGCACACCCCGTATGACCGTGAGCAGCCGCGACAGCGAGCAGTCCTTGGCGACCCATCCCGAGGCCCCGGCCTGGAGGGCGAGCGCCGCCCGGCGCGGATCGTCCTTCTCGGCCAGCACGACAATCCGTACGCCCGGCTGCCCGGAGCGCACTCCGGCGACCAGCGATATGCCGTCGACCAGGCCGTCCTCGTTGCTCTCCTGGACGGGCACCGCCGGACGCATGCCGGGCAGATTGCCGCCCAGGTCGGCGTCGACGAGCAGCACGTCGAAGCGGCGGCCCTCGGCCGCCGCGCGTTCGAGGCAGCGCAGCGCGGCCGGGCCGCTGCCTGCGGCGGACACGTCGACATCGGGCTCGGCCGCGAGCGCGGCGGCGAGCGACTCGGCGAAGATGCGATGGTCGTCGACGACCAGTACTCGGATGCGAACCACAGAAACCCCCACTGTCGGGGGACGATCCGTACGGGTACGGCGCCCGAGGTGATCCCGGACCCGCTTGCGACCCGGAAAACGAGGTGCCTCCGCCGCACGGCCGCCGCCGTGCTGGAAGTGCTACCCCCACTTCGGGCGTCGTACCCGACTGTCTCGCCCCCTGATCAGCACCGGCCCCCACCGGCACTGCTCATCAGAGTACGGCCGGGGGCGAGGAGCGGAAGGTGATTTGCAGAACTGGTTGGCCAGCGCGTTTATGGTGAGCCGTATGTTTCGTATCGAGACAGGAGACGACAAGGAGCGTCGGGATCTGCTCCGCAGACGGCTGCTGGACACGAACACGGCGGCCTCCCCGGTGCTGCGCGCGCTGCGCGGAACCCCGGGCGAACGTGAATCTCCGCTTCATGTCTGGGCCTTGGACGAGGTCGGCGCCCTGGCCGGCGGTCTGGTGGGCCACACCTGGACGACCTGGCTGCACGTGACGTACCTGTGGGTCGACGACCGCACCCGGGGCACGGGCCTCGGCAGCCGTCTCCTGGCGGAGGCCGAGCGCGTCGCGCGCGAGGAACGGGGCTGCCACGCCGCCCGCCTGGAGACCTGGGACTTCCAGGCCCCGGGCTTCTACAAGAAGCAGGGGTACGAGGTGGTGTGCGTGATCCCCGACTACCCGCCGGGAATCACGGAGTACACCCTGACGAAGCACTGGAAATCCAACTGAGCCCCCAGCCCCTCGGGCGTCCGGAAATTCGGCCCCTCCAGCGCAACTTCCAGCCCTCCGGCGCCCGAGAGATTTCAGCCCCTCCGGCGTTTGAGGAGCGGGGGGTTCGGGGGGCGGAGCCCCCTGAGCACGGGACGGGCAGGGGCGGAGGGGGCGAAACAAGCCCGGAGGTCAGCCGATCCGCCGGGCCCCGGCCGAAGGCACCGCCGGGAACACCCGGGGTGCCGTGAAGCCCGCCGCGGCGAAGGCCTCGACCACCGCCTTGGTGACACTGTCCACGTCGGTGGACTCCACCAGCACGACGGCGGAACCGCCGAAGCCCCCGCCCGTCATACGGGCCCCCAGCGCACCCGCGGAGTTGGCCGCCGAGACCGCGAGATCCAGCTCGGGACACGAGATCCGCAGATCGTCGCGCAGCGAGGCGTGACCGTCCGTCAGGACCGGCCCGATCGCGCGGACGTCACCCGCGTCCAGCAGGGAGATGACCCGGTCCACCCGGTGGTCGTCGGAGACGACGTGCCGGACGTAGCGGCGCACGCGCTCGTCGGAGAGCCGCGCGAGGGCCGTGTCGAGGTCCTCGTACGCGACATCACGCAGATGGGACACGCCCAGCAGACGTGCCCCCTCCTCACAGCCCGCGCGCCGCTCCGCGTACGCCCCGTCGCCGAGCGCGTGCTTCACCCGGGTGTCGACGACGAGGAGTTCGAGGCCTTGGGAGGCGAGGTCGAAGGGGACCTGGCGGATGGACAGGTCGCGGCAGTCGAGGTGCAGGGCGTGACCCTCGGTGCAGCACGCCGACGCCGTCTGGTCCATGACCCCGCAGGGCACGCCGACGAAGTCGTTCTCGGCGCGCTGGGCGAGCCGCGCCAGCTCGGGCCGGGTGAGCCCGAGCCCGTACAGCTCGTCGAGGGCGAGGGCGGTGACGACCTCCAGGGCCGCCGAGGAGGACAGCCCGGCGCCGGTGGGGACCGTGGAGGCAAGATGGATGTCCGCGCCGCCGACGGCGTGGCCCGCCTCGCGCAGCGCCCACACCACACCCGCCGGATAGGCGGCCCAGCCGCTGTCCGACCGGGGCGTCAGTTCGTCGACGCGCAGCTCGACGACCGGGCCGTCGATGTCCGCCGAGTGCAGCCGCAGCACCCCGTCGGACCGGCGGGACACCGCCGCGACCGCCGTGTGCGGCAGTGCGAGCGGCATCACGAACCCCTCGTTGAAGTCCGTGTACTCGCCGATCAGGTTGACCCGGCCGGGCGCCGCCCAGACGCCCTCGGGCGCGGCGCCGTACAGCTCCTCGAAACCCTCACGTACCCCCACCTGGCCCATTGCTACCCCTTTGCCACGTTCTGTGCGAACTCCCACGCGTCCGCGACGATCCCCGCGAGATCCGCGCGGGACGGGTTCCAGCCGAGCCGCTCCCGGGCGGTCTCGGCCGAGGCGACCAGGACCGCCGGGTCCCCGCCGCGGCGGGGGGCCACGGCCTCGGGGATCGGGTGCCCGGTCACCTGGCGCACGGTTTCGATGACCTCGCGGACGGAGAAGCCGTTGCCGTTGCCGAGGTTGCAGATCAGGTGCTCGCCGGGGGCCGCGGCCTCGAGGGCCAGCAGGTGCGCCTCGGCGAGGTCCGCGACATGGATGTAGTCGCGGATGCAGGTGCCGTCCGGCGTCGGGTAGTCGTCGCCGAAGACGGAGATCGCGTCGCGGCGGCCCTGCGCGACCTGGAGGACCAGCGGGATGAGGTGCGACTCGGGGTCGTGCCGCTCGCCGCTCTCGCCGTAGGCGCCGGCCACGTTGAAGTAGCGCAGGGAGACGGCGCCGAGTCCGTGGGCCGCCGCCTCGCCGGTGATCATGTGGTCGACGGCGAGCTTGGAGGCGCCGTAGGGGTTGGTGGGCCGGGTCGGCGCGGACTCCACGATCGGGGTGGTCTCGGGCTCGCCGTACGTCGCGGCGGTGGAGGAGAAGACCAGCGTGCGCACGCCGGCCTCGCGCATCGCGGCGAGCAGCGCCATGGTGCCGCCGACGTTGTTGTCCCAGTACTTCTCGGGCTTCACCACGGACTCGCCGACCTGCGAGAACGCGGCGAAGTGCAGGACGGCGTCGTACGAGGAGTCCAGCCACTTGGCGGCATCGCGGATGTCGCCCTCGATGAACGCGGCGCCGGCGGGCACGCCCTCGCGGAAGCCCGTCGAGAGGTTGTCGAGGACGGTGACCTCGTGGCCCGCCTCGAGCAGGTGGCGCGCGACCACGCTGCCGACATAACCCGCTCCACCCGTGACCAGATACTTCCCACTCATGTACTCGCTACCTCTCGCAGTCGCTGAGCCGCGGTCTCCGGCGGCACGTCGTTGATGAACACGTTCATGCCGGACTCGGAACCCGCGAGAAACTTCAGCTTGCCGGAAGTGCGGCGAATGGTGAAAAGCTCGAGGTGGAGCGCGAAGTCGTCCCGGTTGACGCCTTCGAACTCCTCCAGCGGGCCGAAGGGAGCCTGGTGCCACGCCGCGATGTACGGCGTCGGCGGCTCGCCCGTCCCGTCCTTCCCACCGTCCGGTCCGTCGAAGATCCGGTCGAAGCGCCTCAAGAGTTCCAGATAGACCTGGGGGAATTCTGTGCGCGCGTCCTCGTCGAGGCCGAGCAGGTCCGGCACGCGGCGGCGCGGGTAGAGGTGGACCTCGTACGGCCAGTGGGCGGCGTACGGGACGAAGGCGACCCAGTGGTCACTCGACAGGACGACCCGTGAACCGTCCGCCAGCTCCCGTGCGAGGACCTCGTCGAACAGGTTCTCCCCGCCGGTCGCCTCCTTGTGCGCGGCGAGCGAGCGCAGCATCAGCGCGGTACGAGGGGTGGTGAAGGGGTAGCCGTAGATCTGCCCGTGCGGGTGACCGAGTGTCACGCCGATCTCGGCGCCGCGGTTCTCGAAGCAGAAGACCTGTTGGACGGAGGGCAGATGGGACAGTTCGGCGGTGCGGTCCGTCCAGGCCTCCAGGACGAGTGCCGCCTGCGCCTCCGTCAGATCCGCGAAGGAGGCGTCGTGGTCGGAGGTGAAGCAGACGACCTCGCAGCGGCCGGAGTCCCCCGCCAGCGAGGGGAAGCGGTTCTCGAACACCACGACGTCGTACGAGGAGTCGGGGATCTCGCTCAGCCGGTCGCCCGAGGACGGGCACAGCGGGCACTCGTTCGCCGGGGGGTGGTAGATGCGCCCCTGGCGGTGCGAGGCGATCGCCACCGAGTCGCCGAGCAGCGGGTCGCGGCGCACCTCCGAGGTGGTGACGGTCGGGTCGAGCGGGCGCCGGTCCACCGCGTCGCGCACCTGGTCGTCGCCCGCGTCGTAGTAGATGAGCTCACGACCGTCGGCGAGCCGGGTCGAGGTCTTCTTCACAGTCGGACTCCCCATCAGCACCCGATCAAACCTTCAAACATAACCGAACACAACAAACCACAAGCCACCACCGCAGTCAACGTCACAATCAAACAAAGGACACCATCGGAAGGGTGCGTCCGTTGAATTCGGAGGCATGAGTTCCGGCCCGATGGGTTCATGCGACGAAGCGAGTTCTGATGCAGTCCCCCACACATCCGCCCCAACCGGGCATCCTGCTCGCCGCCGAGCTGCGTCTCCCCACGAACGCACTCGACTACACAATCCTCGGCATCTACTTCGTGGTCGTCCTCGGCATCGGCTTCGCGGCCCGCCGCTCGGTGCGGACGAGCCTCGACTTCTTCCTGTCCGGGCGCTCACTGCCCGCGTGGATCACCGGCCTGGCCTTCATCTCGGCCAACCTGGGCGCCACCGAGATCCTCGGCATGGCCGCCAACAGCGCGCAGTACGGCGTCTACACCGTGCACTGGTACTGGATCGGCGCCATCCCGGCGATGGTCTTCCTGGGCCTGGTGATGATGCCGTTCTACTACGGTTCCAAGGTCCGCTCGGTGCCCGAGTTCCTGCTGCTGCGCTTCGACAAATGGGCGCATCTGCTGAGTTCGGTCCTGTTCGCCTTCGCCGCGGTCCTGATCGCGGGCGTCAACCT includes:
- a CDS encoding trans-aconitate 2-methyltransferase, which codes for MAATPTWDPGQYLRHSRHRARPFADLLAQVPELPGDPARIADLGCGPGNVTVQLAARWPTARITGYDNSADMLARSEEYAGPTAGGGRLDFAHADLTAWTPTGTYDLITSNAALQWVPGHLESLPGWLDALAPGGTFAFQVPHNTDAPLHVLLRELASSPRWKGLLGDSPRPADSVPDPLVYLDLLERAGCRADVWETTYMQLLSGPDPVLDWAKGTALRPVLTALADDPEATDGFLAAYRDLLREAYPARPYGTVLPFRRLFAVARKEA
- a CDS encoding MarR family winged helix-turn-helix transcriptional regulator, coding for MEDEVDRLVAAWRRERPDLDVEPLEVLSRVSRLARHLDRARRLAFAEHSLEPWEFDVLTALRRAGSPYQLSPGQLLTQTLVTSGTMTNRIDRLTKKGLVERLPDPSDRRGVLVRLTDEGCDRADQALAGLLDQERAILAELSRAQRGELAGLLRQLTAPFDNIPG
- a CDS encoding response regulator transcription factor yields the protein MVRIRVLVVDDHRIFAESLAAALAAEPDVDVSAAGSGPAALRCLERAAAEGRRFDVLLVDADLGGNLPGMRPAVPVQESNEDGLVDGISLVAGVRSGQPGVRIVVLAEKDDPRRAALALQAGASGWVAKDCSLSRLLTVIRGVLRDETHLPPALLTGVLRELTAARKHRTESERLVESLTPREREVLRCMVAGLGRKAVAERLFLSPHTVRTHMQNVLGKLGVHSTLAAVALARRAGVGPVDLTGDVVERGGQLA
- a CDS encoding GNAT family N-acetyltransferase; protein product: MVSRMFRIETGDDKERRDLLRRRLLDTNTAASPVLRALRGTPGERESPLHVWALDEVGALAGGLVGHTWTTWLHVTYLWVDDRTRGTGLGSRLLAEAERVAREERGCHAARLETWDFQAPGFYKKQGYEVVCVIPDYPPGITEYTLTKHWKSN
- the galK gene encoding galactokinase encodes the protein MGQVGVREGFEELYGAAPEGVWAAPGRVNLIGEYTDFNEGFVMPLALPHTAVAAVSRRSDGVLRLHSADIDGPVVELRVDELTPRSDSGWAAYPAGVVWALREAGHAVGGADIHLASTVPTGAGLSSSAALEVVTALALDELYGLGLTRPELARLAQRAENDFVGVPCGVMDQTASACCTEGHALHLDCRDLSIRQVPFDLASQGLELLVVDTRVKHALGDGAYAERRAGCEEGARLLGVSHLRDVAYEDLDTALARLSDERVRRYVRHVVSDDHRVDRVISLLDAGDVRAIGPVLTDGHASLRDDLRISCPELDLAVSAANSAGALGARMTGGGFGGSAVVLVESTDVDSVTKAVVEAFAAAGFTAPRVFPAVPSAGARRIG
- the galE gene encoding UDP-glucose 4-epimerase GalE yields the protein MSGKYLVTGGAGYVGSVVARHLLEAGHEVTVLDNLSTGFREGVPAGAAFIEGDIRDAAKWLDSSYDAVLHFAAFSQVGESVVKPEKYWDNNVGGTMALLAAMREAGVRTLVFSSTAATYGEPETTPIVESAPTRPTNPYGASKLAVDHMITGEAAAHGLGAVSLRYFNVAGAYGESGERHDPESHLIPLVLQVAQGRRDAISVFGDDYPTPDGTCIRDYIHVADLAEAHLLALEAAAPGEHLICNLGNGNGFSVREVIETVRQVTGHPIPEAVAPRRGGDPAVLVASAETARERLGWNPSRADLAGIVADAWEFAQNVAKG
- the galT gene encoding galactose-1-phosphate uridylyltransferase, which codes for MKKTSTRLADGRELIYYDAGDDQVRDAVDRRPLDPTVTTSEVRRDPLLGDSVAIASHRQGRIYHPPANECPLCPSSGDRLSEIPDSSYDVVVFENRFPSLAGDSGRCEVVCFTSDHDASFADLTEAQAALVLEAWTDRTAELSHLPSVQQVFCFENRGAEIGVTLGHPHGQIYGYPFTTPRTALMLRSLAAHKEATGGENLFDEVLARELADGSRVVLSSDHWVAFVPYAAHWPYEVHLYPRRRVPDLLGLDEDARTEFPQVYLELLRRFDRIFDGPDGGKDGTGEPPTPYIAAWHQAPFGPLEEFEGVNRDDFALHLELFTIRRTSGKLKFLAGSESGMNVFINDVPPETAAQRLREVAST